In a genomic window of Paramicrobacterium chengjingii:
- a CDS encoding MarR family winged helix-turn-helix transcriptional regulator, with translation MMDSGAAPESTSSNIYALDASDPQSQLIDRSGLDDADVRQISELMGSLGRLRDAEQRLSEASLRYMKLNQTDMRALHYLIVAQNRELTVTPGAIATHLGISTASTTKLLDRLEKGNHITRQPHPHDRRALAISITAETRAAAMATVGRQQAKRFYAAARLSPAERVVVMRFLDDMAHDIDLSDLDWAQPNSPAN, from the coding sequence ATGATGGACTCCGGCGCGGCCCCCGAGAGTACCTCGTCGAACATCTACGCACTCGACGCGAGCGACCCACAGAGTCAGCTGATCGATCGGTCTGGACTCGACGACGCCGATGTGCGCCAGATCAGCGAGCTGATGGGTTCGCTTGGCCGCCTGCGCGACGCGGAGCAACGACTGTCAGAAGCATCCCTGCGGTACATGAAGCTGAACCAAACGGACATGCGCGCACTGCATTACCTGATCGTCGCGCAGAACCGAGAGCTGACTGTGACCCCCGGGGCGATAGCTACGCACCTCGGCATCTCGACGGCATCCACGACCAAGCTTCTCGATCGCCTCGAAAAGGGCAATCACATTACGAGGCAGCCGCACCCCCACGATCGGCGAGCGCTCGCAATTTCCATCACGGCAGAGACGCGTGCAGCCGCGATGGCCACCGTCGGTCGCCAGCAGGCGAAGCGGTTCTACGCTGCGGCGCGACTCAGTCCCGCCGAGCGCGTCGTGGTCATGCGCTTTCTCGACGACATGGCTCACGACATAGACCTCAGTGATCTTGACTGGGCCCAACCGAACTCCCCCGCGAACTAG
- a CDS encoding MMPL family transporter, with protein MREKNFDDVEALPTRESLHKRRGSPRWLRIAIPALLILVWLAAASVGGPYFGKVDEVSSNDQTSYLPSSADATKVQKLREDFSDSDAIPAIVVFSSDDELSDEKIDAATDALESLAGASGVASDISPPIPSDDGRALQSFVPIDADADVGDVVSSIGDTLRAAAPDGIAVHVTGPAGFSADLVAAFAGIDGLLLGVALLAVFIILILVYRSFLLPIAVLSTSLFALCVALLTVWWLAKAEVLLLSGQTQGILFILVIGAATDYSLLYVSRYREELRVNTDKWAASMRAIRGSFEPIIASGGTVIAGLLCLLLSDLKSNSTLGPVASIGIVFAMLSALTLLPAVLFVFGRAAFWPRRPHYEPDVVADEHGMPSTGIWVKVARTIARRPRTIWAVTALVLLAGVVGATQLNAVGVPQSDLVLGDSEARDGQAVLGEHFPGGSGSPAVVIVDEDALLDAADLLRKHDGVDNVTVISADSPSGSATITDDGITAFGPPGTPAPDPTVVDGDVMLQATLSDAADSDAAAATVRDVRTELADTFPGTLVGGVTATAIDTNDASIHDRNLIIPVILVVIMVILMLLLRSILAPLLLVLTTVLSFGTALGVAALAFNGIFAFPGADPAVPLYGFVFLVALGIDYNIFLMTRVREESLKHGTRDGIVRGLAITGGVITSAGLVLAATFAALSVIPVLFLVQIAFIVAFGVLLDTFIVRSLLVPALSYDIGRAIWWPSKLSRRGRDAQLGEGAHKHVR; from the coding sequence ATGCGCGAGAAGAATTTCGACGACGTGGAGGCGTTGCCCACACGTGAGTCTCTGCATAAGCGCCGCGGTTCGCCGCGGTGGCTGCGCATCGCCATACCGGCACTTCTCATTCTTGTGTGGCTCGCCGCGGCATCCGTCGGTGGACCCTACTTCGGCAAAGTCGACGAGGTGTCCTCGAACGATCAGACCAGCTACCTGCCGAGCTCGGCCGATGCCACCAAAGTGCAGAAGCTCAGAGAAGACTTCAGCGACTCAGACGCCATTCCAGCGATTGTCGTGTTCTCCAGTGACGACGAGCTGAGCGACGAGAAGATCGATGCGGCAACCGATGCGCTTGAAAGTCTCGCTGGCGCCTCCGGCGTCGCTTCAGACATCTCCCCGCCGATCCCCTCCGATGACGGGCGCGCACTTCAGTCGTTTGTCCCCATTGATGCGGATGCTGATGTCGGCGACGTCGTATCGAGCATTGGCGATACTCTTCGTGCAGCAGCGCCCGATGGCATCGCCGTTCACGTCACCGGCCCAGCGGGCTTCTCGGCGGATCTTGTTGCCGCATTTGCCGGCATCGACGGGCTTCTGCTTGGTGTCGCTCTTCTCGCTGTCTTCATCATCCTGATCCTCGTGTATCGCTCCTTCCTCCTGCCGATCGCCGTGCTGTCGACAAGTCTGTTCGCGCTGTGCGTTGCGCTGCTCACCGTATGGTGGCTCGCAAAGGCTGAGGTGCTGCTTCTGAGCGGGCAGACTCAGGGCATCCTATTCATTCTGGTCATCGGCGCCGCCACGGACTACTCGCTGCTCTATGTCTCCCGCTATCGGGAGGAGCTGCGCGTCAATACCGATAAGTGGGCGGCGAGCATGCGCGCCATCCGCGGATCGTTCGAGCCGATCATAGCCTCGGGCGGAACCGTCATCGCCGGGCTGCTCTGCCTGCTGCTGAGCGATCTTAAGTCGAACAGCACGCTCGGGCCCGTCGCGTCGATCGGCATCGTCTTCGCTATGCTCTCGGCGCTCACTCTCCTGCCCGCGGTGCTGTTTGTCTTCGGCCGTGCGGCGTTCTGGCCGCGTCGGCCCCACTACGAACCGGATGTCGTTGCCGACGAGCACGGCATGCCCTCGACGGGTATTTGGGTGAAGGTCGCACGCACGATTGCGCGGCGTCCTCGGACCATCTGGGCCGTGACGGCACTTGTGCTGCTCGCAGGAGTCGTCGGCGCAACGCAGCTGAATGCCGTCGGTGTTCCACAGTCAGATCTCGTGCTCGGCGACTCGGAGGCGCGCGACGGGCAGGCGGTTCTCGGTGAGCATTTCCCCGGCGGGTCAGGCAGCCCCGCCGTCGTCATCGTCGACGAGGATGCCCTGCTGGACGCCGCCGACCTGCTTCGCAAGCATGACGGAGTGGACAACGTCACCGTCATCTCCGCTGATTCGCCGAGCGGGTCGGCAACGATCACCGATGATGGCATCACAGCGTTCGGCCCTCCCGGCACGCCCGCGCCCGACCCGACGGTTGTCGACGGCGACGTGATGCTGCAGGCGACGTTATCTGATGCGGCCGATTCTGATGCGGCAGCAGCGACGGTTCGCGACGTGCGCACAGAGCTCGCAGACACGTTCCCCGGCACCCTCGTCGGCGGCGTGACGGCGACGGCCATCGACACGAACGATGCTTCCATCCACGATCGCAACCTCATCATTCCCGTGATCCTCGTCGTGATCATGGTGATCCTGATGCTTCTGTTGCGTTCGATTCTCGCGCCGTTGCTGCTCGTGCTCACCACGGTGTTGTCGTTCGGCACGGCGCTCGGCGTTGCGGCGCTCGCCTTCAATGGAATCTTCGCGTTCCCTGGCGCAGACCCCGCGGTTCCGCTGTATGGATTCGTCTTTCTTGTGGCCCTGGGAATCGACTACAACATCTTCCTCATGACGCGAGTGCGTGAAGAGTCGCTCAAGCACGGAACGCGAGACGGCATCGTTCGCGGACTGGCCATCACGGGCGGCGTCATCACGTCGGCAGGTCTCGTGCTCGCCGCGACGTTTGCCGCTCTCTCGGTGATTCCCGTGCTCTTCCTCGTGCAGATCGCGTTCATCGTGGCGTTCGGTGTGCTGCTCGACACGTTCATCGTGCGTTCGCTCCTCGTGCCTGCCCTCAGCTACGACATCGGGCGCGCGATCTGGTGGCCGTCGAAGCTCTCACGTCGCGGGCGTGACGCGCAGTTGGGCGAGGGCGCGCACAAACACGTGCGTTGA
- a CDS encoding tyrosine-protein phosphatase, with protein MTVTTELPEGLSNFRDVGGLPASGGSIRRGRLFRSDALAALTPAGIDQFRQMGISTIFDLRSRVEMEQTRPMLDESTLADYVSLPLLEGAVHDTVTQVPTLAELYNDLVAEAGESFARIAEWVALRATGGVLVHCTAGKDRTGVSLALILDAVRVPRDDIIVDYVISAENLAGAWSERMLGLVRKMGFEVTPEIEEVVCGTDADAMRAALETVDAEYGGSREYFLSNGLDERTLTALQNSLVENTAPRD; from the coding sequence GTGACGGTGACCACAGAGCTCCCCGAGGGGCTCAGCAATTTTCGCGACGTCGGCGGTCTGCCGGCGTCGGGCGGCAGCATCCGTCGTGGTCGGCTCTTTCGATCAGATGCGCTCGCTGCCCTCACGCCCGCCGGCATCGATCAGTTTCGCCAGATGGGCATCTCCACGATCTTCGACCTGCGCAGTCGAGTCGAAATGGAGCAGACACGGCCGATGCTCGACGAATCGACGCTTGCCGACTACGTTTCGCTTCCGCTTCTCGAGGGCGCCGTTCACGACACCGTGACGCAGGTTCCCACACTCGCCGAGCTGTACAACGACCTCGTCGCCGAGGCCGGTGAGAGCTTTGCTCGCATAGCCGAGTGGGTCGCGCTTCGAGCGACGGGCGGCGTGCTCGTGCATTGCACGGCGGGCAAAGACCGCACGGGGGTGTCGCTTGCGCTCATTCTTGATGCCGTCAGGGTCCCGCGCGATGACATCATTGTTGATTACGTGATCTCGGCCGAGAACCTTGCTGGTGCCTGGAGCGAGAGAATGCTCGGGCTTGTGCGGAAGATGGGCTTCGAGGTGACGCCAGAAATCGAGGAGGTTGTCTGCGGAACGGATGCTGACGCGATGCGTGCAGCGCTCGAGACCGTTGACGCCGAGTACGGCGGATCTCGCGAGTACTTCCTGTCGAACGGCCTCGACGAGCGAACGCTCACTGCGCTGCAGAACAGCCTCGTCGAGAATACGGCGCCACGCGACTGA
- a CDS encoding CPBP family intramembrane glutamic endopeptidase, with the protein MDTSTQTQLTQSHTRVPWSAVVVYTILACGLAWLVMLPLWLGDGLTDPNAMLLIGAMMFTPSIAALIVTFTMVRPAKKARYLGLVPFRPAWRNIVLFLGWPLVFLVLAFGAFFIGVLFGWTTPDWSASSLQTALGDDTTVAAYMAVSFAWLPLTILMSTVSAFGEELGWRGFLTSALAPLGFWKSAGIIGVIWGLWHAPIILLGYNFNRTDVTGLLWMCGFTLCVGVLLQWSRYWTGNVWPAAVGHGALNSVTSLTFLWLPAGFDSAFSTVLGAPGWIAMGIVIVVLALLKQPRRKLELTSPARS; encoded by the coding sequence ATGGATACATCAACGCAGACACAACTCACGCAGTCGCACACACGAGTGCCTTGGTCGGCAGTCGTCGTGTACACAATTCTGGCGTGCGGCCTCGCCTGGCTCGTCATGCTGCCGCTCTGGCTGGGCGATGGCCTCACCGACCCCAATGCCATGCTGCTCATCGGCGCCATGATGTTCACGCCAAGCATCGCCGCGCTCATCGTGACGTTCACAATGGTGCGGCCCGCGAAGAAGGCCCGCTATCTCGGTCTCGTGCCATTCCGACCGGCCTGGCGCAACATCGTGCTGTTTCTCGGCTGGCCGCTCGTCTTTCTCGTGCTCGCATTCGGCGCGTTCTTTATCGGCGTCCTGTTTGGCTGGACGACCCCTGACTGGTCGGCATCGAGCCTTCAAACAGCACTCGGCGACGACACGACAGTTGCCGCATACATGGCCGTGTCATTCGCGTGGCTGCCGCTCACGATTCTGATGAGCACTGTGAGCGCGTTTGGTGAAGAACTGGGCTGGCGCGGATTTCTTACCTCAGCACTTGCACCTCTCGGATTCTGGAAGTCGGCCGGCATCATCGGCGTGATCTGGGGGCTGTGGCACGCGCCGATCATCCTGCTCGGCTACAACTTCAACCGCACGGATGTGACAGGGCTGCTCTGGATGTGCGGCTTCACGCTCTGCGTCGGGGTGCTGCTGCAGTGGTCACGGTATTGGACGGGCAACGTCTGGCCCGCGGCAGTCGGACACGGGGCACTCAACTCGGTCACGTCGCTCACCTTCCTCTGGCTGCCCGCCGGCTTTGACTCGGCGTTCTCAACGGTGCTCGGCGCTCCCGGCTGGATCGCCATGGGCATCGTGATTGTCGTGCTCGCACTGTTGAAGCAGCCGCGTCGTAAGCTGGAGCTCACTTCACCAGCACGTTCCTGA
- a CDS encoding CoA-binding protein → MTMAQEEAAEAETDVVTLQNGLSCEMPADSPLAKLLKSQRTWIGPDAKERLAILRQAKPVAIVGASTNPARASYFVGTYLQQSSDYTLYFINPNADEILGEKAYPDLASLPVTPDIAVVFRKASDIPQVVNEVKAAGIGTIWVQLGIWNEDAAYDAEAKGLTVVMDRCIKIEHARFHGRLNLFGFDTGVISSKKGLR, encoded by the coding sequence ATGACCATGGCCCAAGAAGAAGCGGCAGAAGCAGAGACAGACGTCGTCACCCTGCAAAACGGCCTCAGCTGCGAGATGCCCGCCGATTCACCGCTCGCGAAGCTGCTGAAATCGCAGCGCACATGGATCGGGCCCGATGCCAAGGAGCGCCTCGCGATCCTGCGGCAGGCGAAGCCCGTTGCAATCGTCGGCGCCTCAACGAATCCGGCCCGCGCGAGCTACTTCGTGGGCACCTACCTGCAGCAGTCGAGCGATTACACGCTGTACTTCATCAATCCGAATGCCGACGAGATTCTCGGCGAGAAGGCCTATCCCGACCTTGCGTCGTTGCCTGTGACGCCAGACATCGCCGTCGTATTCCGCAAGGCAAGTGATATTCCGCAGGTCGTCAATGAGGTGAAGGCAGCCGGAATCGGCACGATCTGGGTGCAGCTCGGCATTTGGAATGAGGATGCCGCGTACGACGCCGAGGCGAAGGGCCTCACCGTGGTGATGGATCGCTGCATCAAGATCGAGCATGCACGCTTCCACGGCAGGCTCAACCTGTTTGGCTTCGACACGGGAGTGATCTCGTCGAAAAAGGGGCTGCGCTAG
- a CDS encoding O-acetylhomoserine aminocarboxypropyltransferase/cysteine synthase family protein, with protein sequence MADREYGFRTRAIHAGNIPDPETGARALPVYQSTAFVFDDSADAAARFALQKYGNIYARLSNPTVASLEERVASLEGGLGAVATASGLSAQYITFASLVGTGDHIVASSSLYGGSITQLDVTLRRFGVETTFVHSSDPADYAAAITDRTKAVFAETIANPSGEIADIEGLADVAHAHDVPLIIDSTIATPYLNRPIEWGADIVTHSATKFLGGHGTTMGGLVVESGRFTYDREKFPLFHEPVHTYGGLHWAGNFGEYAFLTRLRAEQLRDIGPALSATSAQQLAQGIETLPFRMSAHVENAGAVAAWLEADDRIEAVFWAGLESHPHHERAKKYLPLGPSSVFSFVVKGGRAGGQKLIESVNLASHVANIGDTKTLIIHPGSTTHAQLTEQQLEDAGVQPGLVRLSVGIEDAADIIYDLDQALSQAVEA encoded by the coding sequence ATGGCAGATCGCGAGTACGGCTTTCGCACGCGGGCAATCCACGCGGGCAACATCCCTGACCCCGAAACCGGCGCCCGGGCGCTTCCCGTCTACCAGTCAACGGCGTTCGTCTTTGACGACTCGGCGGATGCCGCTGCCCGCTTCGCCCTGCAGAAATACGGCAATATCTACGCCCGCCTCTCCAACCCCACGGTGGCGAGCCTCGAAGAGCGGGTGGCGAGCCTTGAGGGCGGGCTCGGCGCTGTCGCGACAGCATCCGGACTCTCTGCTCAATACATCACGTTCGCCAGCCTCGTCGGAACGGGTGACCACATCGTCGCCTCGTCGAGCCTGTACGGCGGATCGATCACTCAGCTCGACGTGACACTGCGCCGGTTCGGCGTCGAGACCACATTTGTGCACTCGAGCGACCCGGCCGACTACGCCGCAGCGATCACCGACCGCACGAAGGCCGTCTTCGCCGAGACCATCGCCAACCCGTCGGGCGAGATCGCCGACATCGAGGGACTCGCCGACGTCGCTCACGCGCACGACGTTCCGCTGATCATCGACTCCACCATCGCCACCCCCTACCTCAACCGTCCGATCGAGTGGGGCGCCGACATCGTCACGCACTCGGCGACCAAGTTTCTGGGCGGCCACGGCACCACCATGGGCGGACTCGTCGTCGAGTCGGGCAGATTCACATACGACCGAGAGAAATTTCCGCTGTTCCACGAACCCGTGCACACGTACGGCGGGCTGCACTGGGCCGGCAACTTCGGCGAGTACGCGTTTCTCACGCGGCTGCGCGCCGAGCAGCTGCGCGACATCGGGCCGGCACTTTCGGCAACCTCGGCGCAGCAGCTGGCGCAGGGCATCGAGACGCTGCCGTTCCGCATGAGCGCTCACGTTGAGAACGCCGGCGCGGTTGCGGCGTGGCTCGAGGCAGATGACCGCATTGAAGCCGTGTTTTGGGCGGGACTCGAGAGCCACCCGCACCACGAGCGCGCGAAGAAGTACCTGCCGCTCGGGCCGAGCTCGGTGTTCAGCTTCGTGGTGAAGGGCGGGCGTGCGGGCGGGCAGAAACTCATCGAGTCGGTCAACCTCGCCAGCCACGTCGCGAACATCGGCGACACCAAGACGCTCATCATCCACCCGGGATCGACGACGCACGCACAGCTCACGGAACAGCAACTCGAGGATGCTGGTGTACAGCCGGGACTCGTGAGGCTCAGCGTCGGCATCGAAGACGCGGCCGACATCATCTACGATCTCGATCAGGCGCTCAGCCAGGCAGTGGAGGCATGA
- a CDS encoding LacI family DNA-binding transcriptional regulator, translating into MAKRKATLNDVAHKAGVSASTVSRYMKGQLNLRPDTERKIVDAISSEGYVRPSSRSRSAQSESPGGTIGVVVPEVGNDYFSRIADRVVAAAESNGYSVLVASTSNNSRRQLDYVRLLTSLGVDGLVYLGNYASNAALAAEVAADFPVVVVDEQLSGIPSVDTVLVDDYAGAYQAVTYLGSLGHARIAFVGGPAWLHSVQERMRGWRDALTRSGADADDQLVLNGTFSEEFGAASLSHILATTRNPTAVFAASDTIALGLMAAARRLGMSVPKDLSIVGFDDVPAASLVTPRLTTVHTPVGQMASTAVTMLIERLDGSRRAATSRVTSVSLVVGESAASPQVSM; encoded by the coding sequence TTGGCGAAGCGTAAAGCAACCCTGAATGATGTAGCTCACAAGGCTGGGGTCTCCGCCTCCACCGTGTCTCGGTACATGAAGGGCCAGTTGAACCTACGTCCCGACACCGAGCGCAAAATCGTTGACGCGATCAGCTCTGAAGGGTACGTGCGACCCTCCAGTCGGAGCAGGTCAGCGCAGAGCGAGTCGCCTGGCGGAACCATTGGCGTCGTCGTGCCCGAGGTTGGAAACGACTACTTCAGCCGCATCGCAGACAGAGTGGTTGCGGCCGCAGAATCGAACGGATACTCGGTCTTGGTAGCAAGTACCTCGAACAACTCGCGTCGGCAGCTTGATTACGTGCGATTGCTGACGAGCCTTGGAGTTGACGGGCTGGTCTACCTGGGAAACTACGCGTCGAACGCGGCTCTGGCCGCGGAGGTCGCGGCAGATTTTCCCGTGGTCGTCGTTGACGAGCAGCTGTCGGGAATCCCATCAGTCGACACGGTTCTCGTTGACGACTACGCGGGTGCGTATCAGGCGGTCACTTACCTCGGCTCCCTCGGACACGCGCGGATCGCCTTCGTCGGCGGGCCCGCGTGGCTGCACTCTGTGCAGGAGAGAATGCGGGGATGGCGTGATGCCTTGACGCGCTCTGGAGCGGATGCTGATGATCAGCTCGTTCTCAATGGCACCTTTAGCGAGGAGTTCGGAGCTGCGTCGCTCTCACATATCCTGGCCACGACGAGGAATCCGACGGCAGTATTCGCCGCGAGTGACACGATTGCGCTTGGGCTGATGGCAGCCGCGCGGAGGCTGGGGATGTCCGTCCCGAAGGATCTGTCGATCGTCGGATTCGACGACGTTCCGGCTGCGAGCCTTGTCACTCCGCGACTCACGACCGTTCACACGCCTGTTGGGCAGATGGCCTCGACTGCGGTCACGATGCTGATCGAGCGCCTCGACGGGTCCCGACGTGCCGCAACGTCTCGAGTGACGAGTGTCTCACTCGTTGTCGGGGAGTCGGCAGCGTCTCCTCAGGTCTCGATGTAG
- a CDS encoding aminopeptidase P family N-terminal domain-containing protein, translated as MTDLSVADLGVELTVVDRPNISLPRDLPEIPVEVYESRVGAAMRQAKERGIDALVIYGDREHFANTSYLTGFDPRYEESILILVPGRRPRLLVGNESVNYANSTLYPTEVIRYSKLSLVGQPDPDDLALSDLLAGAGLDSVSIKTVGMVGWKYFEGSGADDYIDSPHYLTQEVGALVDRVVNASGLFVDPDHGLRFDNEVEQIAYFEFAASHGSQAMIRMLEGIRPGLTELEASGLMAPILMPFNYHPTMLSGYSRASLGVASPSSRELVLGDPVSAGIGYWGSNTARSGFLAAAEQDLPADARDYVEKLVAPYFATAAAWYETVRIGLTAGELYEVTASRIGDPWFGVFLNPGHFIHLDEWPASPVKKGSQTVLRSGNAIQLDIIPATGTQYHTAQIEDGVVLADEDLRARIREAHPQMWDRVQARRAMLANVFGIHIHDDVLPLSNTAGYLPPYWMRPDLAMRKVRA; from the coding sequence GTGACTGACTTGTCGGTGGCAGATCTTGGTGTAGAACTAACGGTGGTCGACAGGCCGAACATCTCGCTCCCGCGCGATCTGCCCGAGATCCCCGTCGAGGTGTATGAATCTCGCGTGGGAGCCGCGATGCGGCAGGCCAAAGAGCGTGGAATCGATGCGCTCGTCATCTATGGAGATCGCGAGCATTTCGCCAACACGTCGTATCTGACTGGATTCGACCCGCGTTACGAGGAGTCAATCCTCATTCTGGTGCCAGGGCGAAGGCCGCGGCTGCTTGTCGGTAATGAGTCCGTGAACTACGCGAACTCCACCTTGTACCCCACCGAGGTCATCCGATACTCGAAGCTCTCACTCGTGGGGCAGCCTGATCCAGACGACCTGGCGCTCTCCGATCTTCTCGCGGGTGCGGGCCTCGATTCCGTGTCGATCAAGACCGTCGGAATGGTCGGATGGAAGTACTTTGAGGGCAGCGGTGCCGATGACTACATCGATTCTCCTCACTACCTGACCCAGGAGGTGGGCGCACTTGTCGATCGCGTGGTCAACGCCTCAGGACTGTTCGTCGACCCCGACCACGGACTGAGATTCGATAACGAAGTGGAGCAGATTGCCTACTTCGAGTTCGCCGCAAGTCATGGATCCCAGGCAATGATTCGGATGCTTGAAGGTATTCGTCCCGGACTAACCGAACTCGAGGCCTCGGGCCTGATGGCCCCGATCTTAATGCCTTTCAACTATCATCCGACGATGCTCTCGGGGTACAGCCGGGCGAGTTTGGGCGTCGCGTCGCCGTCTAGTCGTGAGCTCGTGCTCGGCGACCCAGTCTCGGCGGGGATCGGATACTGGGGCTCGAACACTGCTCGCAGTGGGTTTCTCGCAGCGGCGGAGCAGGATTTGCCGGCAGATGCGAGGGACTACGTTGAGAAGCTGGTCGCGCCGTATTTCGCCACCGCTGCGGCGTGGTACGAGACCGTCCGCATCGGGCTCACCGCCGGTGAACTCTACGAAGTGACGGCATCTCGAATCGGTGACCCATGGTTTGGCGTGTTCCTCAACCCCGGGCACTTCATCCACCTTGACGAGTGGCCTGCCTCGCCCGTGAAGAAGGGGAGTCAAACTGTGCTGCGCTCGGGGAACGCGATTCAGTTAGACATCATCCCCGCGACCGGAACGCAGTACCACACGGCGCAGATCGAAGATGGCGTCGTGCTCGCCGACGAAGACCTCCGTGCACGTATTCGAGAGGCACATCCGCAGATGTGGGACAGAGTGCAGGCGCGCCGAGCAATGCTGGCGAACGTCTTCGGCATTCACATCCACGACGACGTGCTCCCGCTCTCAAACACAGCTGGCTACCTGCCTCCGTACTGGATGCGCCCAGACCTGGCGATGCGCAAGGTGCGCGCCTGA
- a CDS encoding M81 family metallopeptidase has product MCGISVECSTFSSHVTELDDFIIRRGDDVLAGIDTDDWAPGAELVGTIVATAGAGGPIRPQAFDDIEAEMLSRLRAAGHVDGVWIQFHGAMSVVGRTGAEEQLLRKVREITGPDAVISGSFDTHGNMSRELAGIIDLAAFHRHAPHIDAEITRERALRNLVRVVERGMKPHKAWIHVPILLAGEAAMTSVDPGATVFGAQRDVIQRYDLIDAAMCIGFLWADEERNSAAVFTTSWDAQGAAAAAEELATEFWRRRDEFHIDDRNSGTFEQALAHVSGSRAKPLYISDSGDNVTAGASGDSTYALSRMLSNPALLGPGAQILFAGLWDPGSVAAAIAAGEGETISRAIGAWNDTTHGDPVHGDWLILRVIPGPSGDAEEALLRGNGVDLTVRLSRTPFAHPNDPAFPSDMFVGPVPIETAGYDAVVVKNGYLFPTQETDAGGHFMALTPGGTDLVIDRLNYSHRRRPLHPWEHDIDAPNSAEIIRPQLGDLAEAQAPMAHPAP; this is encoded by the coding sequence GTGTGCGGGATCTCGGTCGAATGCAGCACATTCAGCAGCCATGTGACTGAACTCGACGATTTCATCATCCGGCGTGGTGACGATGTGCTTGCTGGGATCGACACAGATGACTGGGCGCCTGGCGCAGAACTCGTTGGCACCATTGTCGCCACGGCCGGCGCGGGTGGTCCGATACGCCCCCAGGCGTTTGACGATATTGAGGCCGAGATGCTGTCGCGCCTGCGCGCTGCAGGGCACGTCGATGGTGTGTGGATACAGTTCCACGGGGCAATGTCTGTTGTCGGCCGCACTGGCGCCGAAGAACAGCTGTTACGGAAAGTCCGTGAGATCACGGGGCCCGATGCTGTCATCTCGGGATCGTTCGACACGCACGGAAATATGTCGCGAGAACTCGCAGGCATCATCGACCTCGCTGCATTCCACAGACACGCTCCTCATATCGACGCGGAGATTACTCGAGAACGTGCATTGAGAAATCTGGTGCGCGTCGTCGAGCGCGGGATGAAGCCGCATAAGGCATGGATCCACGTGCCGATCCTCCTTGCCGGAGAAGCCGCGATGACGTCCGTTGACCCCGGGGCCACGGTGTTCGGCGCGCAGCGGGATGTCATCCAGCGATACGATCTCATCGACGCAGCGATGTGTATCGGCTTTCTCTGGGCGGACGAAGAGCGGAACTCGGCGGCGGTGTTTACGACGTCTTGGGATGCTCAGGGCGCGGCGGCTGCGGCAGAGGAACTTGCTACCGAGTTTTGGCGGAGACGTGACGAGTTTCACATCGACGACCGCAATTCGGGCACGTTCGAGCAGGCGCTTGCGCACGTGTCCGGCAGCCGTGCGAAGCCGCTGTATATCTCGGACTCCGGCGACAATGTGACTGCCGGGGCCAGCGGAGACAGCACCTACGCGCTCTCGCGAATGCTGAGCAACCCTGCACTTCTCGGCCCTGGCGCACAGATTCTCTTTGCCGGGCTTTGGGATCCAGGTTCTGTCGCTGCTGCCATCGCGGCTGGTGAAGGGGAGACCATCTCCCGTGCGATCGGTGCCTGGAATGACACAACGCATGGCGACCCGGTGCATGGTGACTGGCTCATTCTCCGCGTCATTCCCGGCCCCTCGGGGGATGCTGAGGAAGCACTGCTACGCGGAAACGGCGTCGACCTTACGGTGCGCTTGAGTCGGACCCCGTTCGCGCATCCGAATGACCCAGCCTTTCCTTCAGATATGTTTGTCGGCCCAGTGCCGATCGAAACGGCCGGTTATGACGCGGTTGTCGTGAAGAACGGGTACTTGTTTCCGACCCAAGAGACAGATGCCGGTGGTCACTTCATGGCTCTCACGCCAGGCGGCACCGATCTCGTAATCGACCGTCTTAACTACTCGCATCGCCGCCGCCCGCTTCATCCGTGGGAGCACGATATCGATGCCCCGAACTCTGCCGAGATCATCCGCCCGCAGCTGGGCGACTTGGCGGAAGCACAAGCGCCCATGGCGCATCCGGCGCCCTAA